One genomic segment of Occultella kanbiaonis includes these proteins:
- a CDS encoding class I SAM-dependent methyltransferase, whose product MTTATTPSFEALLAEGESVDVSGWDFSWFAGRATEERPPWGYGRLLSERMARAHAALDLQTGGGEVLATIASPPPVLRATESWPPNLPIARRVLAPLGAEVLEAPDGGPLPFADASFDLVTARLPVVTPWPEIGRVLAPGGTFLAQEVGPGSNIEMSRAMLGQHLQPNGRFPADAVTAAEAAGLVVVDLREASLTMEFFDVAAVVVFLRKVIWTVPDFSVGRFRPQLRAVHDRIRATGSFVCHPTRFLIEARRPERTD is encoded by the coding sequence ATGACCACCGCCACAACGCCGTCCTTCGAAGCGCTGCTCGCCGAGGGTGAGTCCGTCGACGTCTCCGGATGGGACTTCTCCTGGTTCGCCGGGCGGGCCACCGAGGAGCGCCCGCCGTGGGGGTACGGCCGGCTGCTCTCGGAGCGGATGGCGCGCGCGCACGCCGCCCTGGATCTGCAGACCGGCGGCGGAGAGGTCCTCGCCACCATCGCGAGCCCGCCACCGGTGCTGCGGGCGACGGAATCCTGGCCGCCGAACCTGCCGATCGCGCGACGCGTGCTCGCCCCGCTCGGGGCGGAGGTGCTCGAAGCGCCCGACGGCGGTCCACTCCCCTTCGCCGACGCCTCCTTCGATCTGGTCACGGCGCGGCTCCCGGTGGTCACGCCCTGGCCCGAGATCGGCCGGGTGCTCGCTCCGGGTGGGACGTTCCTGGCGCAGGAGGTCGGGCCGGGCTCGAACATCGAGATGTCCCGGGCGATGCTGGGTCAGCACCTCCAGCCCAACGGCCGGTTCCCGGCCGATGCCGTCACTGCCGCCGAGGCGGCCGGCCTGGTCGTCGTCGACCTCCGCGAGGCATCGCTGACCATGGAGTTCTTCGACGTGGCGGCCGTGGTCGTGTTCCTTCGCAAGGTCATCTGGACCGTCCCGGACTTCAGCGTCGGGCGGTTCCGGCCGCAACTGCGCGCCGTCCACGACCGGATCCGGGCGACCGGCTCCTTCGTCTGCCACCCGACCCGGTTCCTGATCGAGGCGCGCAGGCCCGAACGGACCGACTGA
- a CDS encoding DeoR/GlpR family DNA-binding transcription regulator has protein sequence MDRHQRLGLLLELVVQREHVRIEDITRELDVSPATARRDLDALAQQQLITRTRGGAAVAPGSADLPLRYRAARQGDQKERIARAAAGLVVAGQVVGLNGGTTTTEVAREIAVQPGLQAGPSNPLVIVTNAVNIANELAVRSNLRVVVTGGVVRPHSYELTGPLAGLLLGQVSLDLLFLGVDALDPQGGASAADEGEASTNAALADRAERVLVVADSTKLGRSAFARILPTNKVHTLITDADADPGLVAAFEEAGVEVILC, from the coding sequence ATGGATCGACACCAACGGCTCGGCCTGCTGCTCGAGCTCGTCGTACAGCGCGAGCACGTACGCATCGAGGACATCACGCGAGAACTGGACGTCTCGCCCGCGACGGCCCGGCGTGATCTCGACGCGCTCGCCCAGCAACAACTGATCACCCGGACCAGGGGTGGCGCCGCCGTCGCTCCGGGATCAGCCGACTTGCCGCTGCGCTACCGCGCCGCCCGGCAGGGCGACCAGAAGGAACGGATCGCCCGGGCGGCGGCGGGCCTCGTGGTTGCCGGACAGGTCGTCGGGCTCAACGGCGGTACCACGACGACCGAGGTGGCCCGAGAGATCGCGGTGCAGCCGGGTCTGCAGGCCGGCCCCAGCAACCCCCTGGTCATCGTGACGAACGCCGTCAACATCGCCAATGAACTGGCCGTCCGCTCGAACCTGCGCGTGGTGGTCACGGGGGGCGTGGTCCGCCCGCACAGCTACGAACTGACCGGACCGCTGGCCGGACTGCTCCTCGGGCAGGTGAGTCTCGACCTGCTCTTCCTCGGGGTGGATGCGTTGGACCCGCAGGGCGGTGCCAGCGCGGCTGACGAGGGCGAGGCGAGCACGAACGCCGCCCTCGCCGACCGGGCCGAACGGGTCCTGGTCGTGGCCGACTCCACGAAGCTCGGGCGGAGCGCATTCGCCCGGATCCTACCGACGAACAAGGTGCATACCCTCATCACCGACGCCGACGCGGACCCCGGACTGGTCGCCGCGTTCGAGGAGGCCGGCGTCGAGGTCATCCTGTGTTGA
- a CDS encoding SIS domain-containing protein, with amino-acid sequence MNRTAIEVASQPGTWRAALELHASGLRGLPGAGERVAVIGCGTSWFMAQSYAVLREQAGQGETDAFTATEFPAGRSYDRILTISRSGTTTEIVDLLAGTVAPSVLITAVAGGPAAAHADHEIVLDFADEESVVQTRFATTALLLLRASVVGAGALDTVPEAAESALAHDLPQAWVDADQITFLGTGWTIGLAHEAALKMRESSQFWTESYPAMEYRHGPISIAQPGRLVWVFGPIPAGLADDVAATGATLVSSDLDPLAHLVLLHRLAVARAEARGLDADTPRNLTRSVILEPGDH; translated from the coding sequence ATGAACCGCACTGCGATCGAGGTCGCATCCCAGCCCGGCACCTGGCGCGCGGCGCTGGAGCTGCACGCCTCCGGCCTTCGGGGCCTGCCAGGTGCGGGGGAGCGGGTCGCCGTGATCGGCTGCGGGACGTCGTGGTTCATGGCGCAGTCCTACGCGGTGCTGCGCGAGCAGGCCGGCCAGGGCGAGACCGATGCGTTCACCGCCACCGAGTTTCCGGCCGGACGGTCCTACGACCGGATCCTGACGATCTCCCGGTCCGGCACGACGACCGAGATCGTCGACCTGCTCGCCGGCACCGTCGCACCGTCGGTCCTCATCACCGCGGTGGCCGGCGGCCCCGCCGCCGCCCACGCCGACCACGAGATCGTGCTCGACTTCGCCGACGAGGAGTCGGTGGTGCAGACGCGCTTCGCCACGACCGCGCTGCTGCTGCTGCGGGCGAGCGTCGTCGGTGCCGGTGCACTCGACACGGTGCCCGAGGCCGCGGAGTCCGCCCTCGCGCACGACCTCCCGCAGGCTTGGGTCGATGCCGACCAGATCACGTTCCTCGGCACCGGCTGGACCATCGGGCTCGCCCACGAGGCCGCGTTAAAGATGCGTGAGTCGAGCCAGTTCTGGACCGAGTCCTACCCGGCCATGGAGTACCGGCACGGCCCGATCTCGATCGCTCAGCCCGGACGGCTGGTCTGGGTCTTCGGACCGATCCCGGCCGGCCTGGCGGACGATGTCGCCGCCACCGGCGCCACCCTCGTCTCGAGCGACCTCGACCCGCTCGCGCACCTGGTCCTGCTGCACCGGCTCGCGGTCGCCCGCGCCGAGGCTCGGGGTCTCGACGCGGACACGCCCCGCAACCTGACCCGCTCGGTGATCCTCGAACCTGGCGACCACTGA
- a CDS encoding ROK family protein yields MPSHAVGVDVGGTTIKAGRVDATGTLSHPRRVPTPRDVATMVEVIAAQVRDLAQPGDAVGVVVPGIVDEASGTAVLSANLGWRDVPLRDLLVAALGRDVAFGHDVRAGALAASVWGAGGDLLFVPVGTGIAAALVLDGRVRGTGWAGEIGMLTVSDPDGGAPVVLEAVASASAIARRYAVRTGVAVTGADAVVEAAVAGDADAAAVIAEGMDALGLALADSVALLGSVRVVIGGGLAGGGEAVLGPLRNSMARRLGERPAPEVFAATLGPWAGCLGAGALAMGLSTTGAGEGVGS; encoded by the coding sequence ATGCCCTCGCATGCCGTCGGAGTGGACGTCGGCGGGACCACCATCAAGGCGGGCCGGGTCGACGCCACCGGAACGCTCAGCCATCCACGGCGGGTGCCGACCCCCCGCGACGTCGCCACGATGGTCGAGGTGATCGCCGCCCAGGTGCGTGACCTCGCCCAGCCGGGCGACGCCGTCGGCGTGGTCGTGCCCGGCATCGTCGACGAAGCGAGCGGCACGGCGGTCCTCTCGGCGAACCTGGGCTGGCGCGACGTCCCACTGCGGGACCTGCTCGTGGCCGCGCTCGGCCGCGACGTGGCCTTCGGCCACGATGTGCGGGCCGGCGCCCTGGCGGCGTCCGTCTGGGGTGCCGGCGGGGACCTCCTCTTCGTGCCCGTCGGCACCGGTATCGCGGCCGCGCTGGTGCTCGACGGCCGCGTCCGCGGCACCGGGTGGGCGGGTGAGATCGGCATGCTGACCGTCTCCGACCCCGACGGCGGCGCTCCGGTCGTGCTGGAGGCCGTCGCCTCCGCGTCCGCGATCGCCAGGCGGTACGCGGTGCGTACCGGGGTGGCGGTGACCGGAGCGGACGCGGTGGTCGAGGCAGCGGTGGCGGGCGATGCAGACGCTGCCGCCGTGATCGCCGAGGGCATGGACGCGCTGGGGCTGGCGCTGGCCGATTCCGTCGCGCTGCTCGGGTCGGTCCGGGTCGTCATCGGCGGCGGGCTGGCCGGCGGCGGTGAGGCGGTCCTCGGTCCGTTGCGCAACTCGATGGCGAGAAGACTCGGTGAGCGTCCCGCGCCCGAGGTGTTTGCGGCTACGCTCGGACCTTGGGCAGGGTGTCTCGGGGCAGGGGCACTCGCCATGGGCCTCTCGACGACGGGGGCCGGGGAGGGAGTGGGGTCATGA
- a CDS encoding 1-phosphofructokinase family hexose kinase — translation MILTVTANPALDVTYRTSALRPGESHRVAVVGRSAGGKGINVARVLHALGEDPVCLGFLGGSTGAVISDLLARAGVRQEFLPVEGLTRTTVTVVDDAGATVLNEPGPEVSAADWRALADVALTLLSPGDVLVISGSTPPGTPPDAVPSLVRDAVEQDVRVVVDTSGPTLLAAAEAGAHVLKPNAEELRAATQIIDVHDAAGALLDRGAGLVVVSLGEDGVFAVGGAGQARRTWTAAAPEVLTGNPTGAGDAAVAAIARALDTGLPGTGDEAGLVARRLHDVVALSGAAVVAPVAGDFDAPTYQRLLARTEVKESHATR, via the coding sequence ATGATCCTGACTGTCACTGCCAACCCCGCGCTCGACGTCACCTACCGCACATCGGCGCTGCGGCCCGGCGAGAGCCATCGCGTCGCCGTCGTGGGCAGGTCCGCCGGCGGCAAGGGCATCAACGTCGCGCGCGTGCTGCACGCCCTCGGGGAGGACCCCGTGTGCCTCGGCTTCCTCGGCGGGAGCACCGGCGCCGTGATCAGTGACCTGCTCGCTCGCGCCGGAGTCCGGCAGGAGTTCCTGCCGGTCGAGGGACTGACCAGGACCACGGTGACGGTCGTCGACGACGCCGGCGCCACCGTGCTGAACGAGCCGGGACCCGAGGTCTCCGCCGCCGACTGGCGGGCCCTGGCCGACGTCGCCCTCACGCTGCTGAGCCCCGGGGACGTGCTCGTGATCAGCGGCTCGACCCCGCCCGGCACGCCGCCGGACGCCGTGCCCAGCCTGGTGCGGGACGCCGTCGAGCAGGACGTGCGAGTCGTGGTCGACACCTCGGGACCGACGCTGCTCGCGGCCGCCGAGGCGGGCGCACACGTGCTCAAGCCCAACGCCGAGGAGCTGCGGGCCGCGACCCAGATCATCGACGTGCACGACGCCGCCGGCGCGCTGCTGGACCGCGGCGCCGGCCTTGTGGTGGTCTCGCTGGGCGAGGACGGCGTCTTCGCCGTCGGCGGTGCCGGGCAGGCGCGGCGGACCTGGACCGCCGCGGCGCCCGAGGTGCTGACCGGCAATCCGACGGGCGCCGGAGACGCGGCCGTGGCCGCGATCGCCCGGGCCCTGGACACCGGACTGCCGGGCACCGGCGACGAGGCGGGCCTCGTCGCCCGTAGACTGCACGACGTCGTCGCGCTCTCGGGGGCAGCCGTCGTCGCCCCGGTGGCCGGTGATTTCGACGCTCCCACCTATCAGCGCTTGCTTGCTCGGACCGAAGTGAAGGAAAGCCATGCCACTCGTTGA
- a CDS encoding class II fructose-bisphosphate aldolase → MPLVDLVSVADLCRVERSGLGAFNVVHLDHAEAFVEAATGAGRPIVLQISQNAVKYHGALAPIGAGVLAVARAADVPVVVHLDHAEDVALVQDAINLGFTSVMYDGSKLPDDLNRATTRAVVEHAHARGVSVEAELGEVGGKNGVHDPSARTDPDAAAEFVAATGVDLLAVAVGSSHAMTTRGAQLDLDLIGAIAGRVSVPLVLHGSSGVSDEGMRDAIAAGMTKINVATHLNKIFTTSVRDYLIENMEVVDTRKWFQAGNDAMAAEVTRLLEWYAAPDPAPVRL, encoded by the coding sequence ATGCCACTCGTTGATCTGGTCAGCGTTGCAGATCTCTGCCGTGTCGAACGCTCAGGACTTGGAGCGTTCAATGTCGTGCATCTGGACCATGCCGAGGCCTTTGTGGAGGCCGCCACGGGAGCGGGCCGGCCGATCGTTCTCCAGATCAGCCAGAACGCGGTGAAGTACCACGGTGCGCTCGCCCCGATCGGGGCCGGCGTGCTCGCCGTGGCCCGGGCCGCGGACGTGCCGGTGGTCGTGCACCTCGACCACGCGGAGGACGTGGCCCTGGTGCAGGATGCGATCAACCTCGGCTTCACCTCGGTGATGTATGACGGGTCGAAGCTGCCGGACGACCTGAACCGGGCCACCACCCGCGCGGTCGTGGAGCACGCGCACGCCCGTGGGGTCTCCGTGGAGGCCGAGCTCGGTGAGGTCGGTGGCAAGAACGGCGTCCACGACCCGTCCGCACGCACGGACCCCGACGCGGCCGCCGAGTTCGTGGCGGCGACCGGGGTGGACCTGCTCGCCGTCGCCGTCGGGTCCTCGCATGCGATGACCACCCGCGGCGCCCAGCTCGATCTCGATCTGATCGGGGCGATCGCGGGGCGCGTGAGCGTGCCGCTGGTGCTGCACGGCTCGTCCGGCGTGAGCGACGAGGGTATGCGGGATGCGATCGCGGCCGGCATGACGAAGATCAACGTTGCGACCCACCTGAACAAGATTTTCACCACGAGCGTGCGGGACTACCTGATCGAGAACATGGAGGTCGTGGACACCCGCAAATGGTTCCAGGCCGGCAACGACGCCATGGCCGCCGAGGTGACCCGGCTGCTCGAGTGGTACGCGGCACCGGACCCGGCGCCGGTGCGCCTCTGA
- a CDS encoding L-threonylcarbamoyladenylate synthase, with translation MAKYFDVHPVNPQSRLIRQAVEIVREGGLIAYPTDSCYALGAALGNQAAKDRIVALRHLDDKHHFTLMCADFAQLGQFVHVDNAVFRAVKASTPGSYTFILPATKEVPRRLLHPKKKTVGVRIPDHPVAQALLAELGEPLLSSTLLLPGQDEPMTDGWQIKDELDHVLDAVIDSGECGEVPTTVVDLSEGYAEIARYGAGDPSPFE, from the coding sequence ATGGCCAAGTACTTCGACGTCCACCCGGTCAACCCCCAGTCCCGGCTGATCCGGCAGGCCGTCGAGATCGTGCGTGAGGGCGGTCTCATCGCCTATCCGACGGACTCCTGCTACGCGCTCGGCGCGGCCCTCGGGAACCAGGCGGCGAAGGACCGCATCGTCGCCCTGCGGCACCTGGACGACAAGCACCACTTCACCCTGATGTGCGCTGACTTCGCCCAGCTGGGGCAGTTCGTGCACGTCGACAACGCGGTGTTCCGGGCCGTGAAGGCGAGCACCCCGGGGAGCTACACCTTCATCCTGCCGGCCACCAAGGAGGTGCCGCGACGCCTCCTGCACCCGAAGAAGAAGACCGTGGGCGTTCGGATCCCGGACCACCCGGTGGCGCAGGCACTGCTCGCCGAGCTGGGCGAGCCGCTGCTGTCCTCCACGCTGCTGCTGCCCGGGCAGGACGAGCCGATGACCGACGGCTGGCAGATCAAGGACGAGCTCGACCATGTGCTCGACGCGGTGATCGACTCGGGGGAGTGCGGCGAGGTTCCCACCACCGTGGTGGACCTGTCCGAGGGATACGCCGAGATCGCCCGCTACGGTGCCGGCGACCCGAGCCCGTTCGAGTGA
- a CDS encoding MFS transporter, with protein MSQSRSVTTGRRLPRALSPFRHSAYRRLGLALFFSLIMSGLWMVAMVWEVIRIDGGARDLSLVTMCAAIGTIVPALAAGVVADRVPQKIILLGVEAAHVTLFATAAFLGITGQTQLWHLAVIAFLGGAAMAFYYPAYSAWLPALVPPEELLAVNGFEGMLRPSLQQAAGPALAGVVIGVASPGAAMALAALSGLIGLVALGTVPLTPVRREPAEVSDGARAHPIRTMFGDIAEGFRYFLVTPWLLATLLFASLMILVMMGPLEVLIPFLIKDRLGGGAGDHALVLAGFGIGGALGSLVMASRRLPRRYLTVMILLWGLGSLPFVAMAYATAVWQIIAAATVLGALFSAPMVIWGTLLQRRVPPHLLGRVSSLDFFVSISLMPVSMALAGPVADLIGLRATFIAAGVLPAVFAVAAILLARLPRDELANPLDITDAAAEETAADHDEASVRSAADAGCEAGQECFAGASDS; from the coding sequence ATGTCGCAGTCACGATCCGTCACCACCGGCCGACGACTGCCCCGTGCGTTGAGCCCGTTCCGGCACTCCGCGTACCGGCGGCTCGGCCTGGCGCTGTTCTTCTCGCTGATCATGAGCGGTCTCTGGATGGTCGCGATGGTCTGGGAGGTCATCCGGATCGACGGCGGCGCCCGGGACCTGTCCCTGGTCACCATGTGCGCGGCGATCGGAACGATCGTGCCGGCCCTGGCCGCCGGCGTGGTCGCGGACCGGGTGCCACAGAAGATCATCCTGCTCGGCGTCGAGGCGGCCCACGTGACCCTGTTCGCCACCGCGGCGTTCCTCGGCATCACCGGGCAGACCCAGCTGTGGCACCTGGCGGTGATCGCCTTCCTCGGCGGGGCCGCGATGGCCTTCTACTACCCGGCCTACTCCGCGTGGCTACCCGCCCTGGTGCCACCGGAGGAGCTCCTCGCCGTGAATGGGTTCGAGGGCATGCTCCGCCCGTCGCTGCAGCAGGCGGCCGGCCCCGCTCTGGCGGGCGTGGTGATCGGCGTCGCGTCGCCGGGCGCGGCGATGGCACTGGCCGCCCTGAGCGGTCTCATCGGGCTCGTCGCGCTCGGCACGGTGCCGCTCACGCCGGTGCGACGGGAGCCCGCCGAGGTGTCCGACGGGGCCCGTGCGCACCCGATCCGGACCATGTTCGGGGACATCGCCGAGGGGTTCCGCTATTTCCTGGTGACCCCCTGGCTGCTCGCCACGCTCCTGTTCGCCTCCCTGATGATCCTGGTGATGATGGGCCCGTTGGAGGTCCTGATCCCGTTCCTGATCAAGGACCGGCTGGGCGGCGGTGCCGGTGATCACGCCCTCGTGCTCGCCGGCTTCGGCATCGGCGGTGCGCTCGGCTCGTTGGTGATGGCGTCACGACGGCTGCCTCGCCGCTACCTCACGGTGATGATCCTGCTCTGGGGCCTCGGCAGTCTGCCGTTCGTCGCGATGGCCTACGCGACCGCCGTCTGGCAGATCATCGCTGCCGCGACGGTGCTCGGTGCGCTCTTCTCGGCCCCGATGGTGATCTGGGGCACGCTGCTGCAGCGGCGGGTGCCGCCCCACCTTCTCGGACGGGTCTCGAGCCTCGACTTCTTCGTCTCGATCTCGCTGATGCCGGTCTCGATGGCGCTGGCGGGCCCGGTCGCGGATCTGATCGGGCTGCGGGCCACGTTCATCGCCGCCGGGGTGCTGCCCGCCGTCTTCGCGGTGGCCGCGATCCTGCTGGCCAGGCTGCCGCGGGACGAGCTGGCGAACCCCCTGGACATCACCGACGCGGCCGCGGAGGAGACTGCGGCCGACCACGACGAGGCGTCCGTGCGTAGCGCGGCGGACGCCGGCTGCGAGGCAGGGCAGGAGTGCTTCGCGGGCGCCTCGGACTCGTGA
- a CDS encoding DUF1905 domain-containing protein — protein MDLEVTGDIWYWRGPSPFHFVTVDDEGAEFLREIMREVTYGWGMIPVQARIGDTQYTTSLFPKNGGYIVPIKDAVRRAEELDDGDVVTISMTVTASRWH, from the coding sequence ATGGATCTCGAGGTGACCGGTGACATCTGGTACTGGCGTGGACCGTCGCCGTTCCATTTCGTCACGGTCGATGACGAGGGTGCCGAGTTCCTGCGCGAGATCATGCGTGAGGTGACCTACGGCTGGGGCATGATCCCAGTGCAGGCGCGGATCGGTGACACGCAGTACACGACCTCGTTGTTCCCGAAGAACGGCGGCTACATCGTGCCGATCAAGGACGCCGTCCGTCGTGCCGAGGAACTCGATGACGGCGACGTGGTCACGATCAGCATGACGGTGACCGCCTCGCGCTGGCACTGA
- a CDS encoding helix-turn-helix transcriptional regulator codes for MNGDVDSPTARALLALELIQGNPGISADRLGERLGVSERAARRYVSILRDAGIPIESSRGPYGGYRMGRGVRLPPLTFTATEVLALVMAVLDGHHDAGDPTAPVGSAVGKIMRALPESVAAQAEAVRRSAAAAPDLGAARPDSGTTSALVQAISQQRRVRLEYRSESGSQWAAEVDPWAVVVRHGRWYLLCHSHQAHAQRAYRIDRILALEPCDVSFTPPADLDPVAVLEEHLAVGWEYEVEVVIDAPSVVVRPWIPRALGRLEEAGERATRLVGSTSDPTWYAAQLSELPMAFRVVRGTELTEACRAIGQRLLDAAR; via the coding sequence GTGAACGGTGACGTCGACAGTCCCACGGCGCGGGCGCTCCTCGCGCTGGAACTCATCCAGGGGAACCCGGGTATCAGCGCGGACCGGTTGGGGGAGCGGCTCGGCGTCAGCGAGCGTGCCGCGCGCCGATACGTCTCGATCCTGCGGGATGCGGGAATCCCCATCGAGTCGAGTCGGGGCCCCTACGGCGGGTACCGGATGGGGCGTGGTGTCCGGCTCCCGCCGCTCACGTTCACGGCCACCGAGGTACTCGCGCTCGTGATGGCCGTCCTCGATGGTCACCACGACGCCGGTGACCCGACCGCCCCGGTCGGCAGCGCCGTCGGGAAGATCATGCGCGCCCTGCCGGAGTCGGTGGCCGCGCAGGCCGAGGCGGTCCGGCGCAGCGCGGCCGCGGCCCCGGACCTGGGAGCCGCGCGGCCCGACTCGGGGACGACCAGTGCGCTCGTGCAGGCGATCTCACAGCAGCGGCGGGTGCGGCTGGAGTACCGCTCCGAGTCCGGGTCGCAGTGGGCGGCCGAGGTGGATCCGTGGGCCGTGGTGGTGCGGCACGGGCGCTGGTACCTGCTCTGCCACTCCCACCAGGCCCATGCCCAACGTGCCTATCGGATCGACCGGATCCTCGCTCTCGAGCCCTGCGACGTGTCGTTCACGCCGCCGGCCGACCTGGACCCCGTCGCGGTCCTCGAGGAGCACCTGGCGGTCGGCTGGGAGTACGAGGTGGAGGTGGTCATCGACGCCCCGAGCGTCGTGGTACGGCCATGGATCCCGCGTGCGCTCGGTCGCCTCGAGGAGGCTGGGGAGCGGGCCACCCGCCTGGTCGGGAGCACCAGCGACCCGACCTGGTACGCGGCGCAACTGAGTGAGTTGCCGATGGCGTTCCGGGTCGTGCGGGGCACCGAGCTCACTGAGGCCTGTCGGGCGATCGGGCAGCGACTGCTCGACGCAGCACGCTGA
- a CDS encoding DUF664 domain-containing protein: protein MATDDYPWEPPLAGTEVEHLLGTLKRLRTTFRWKADDLDEAGLTYRIPSSSLTLGGLLKHLAADEDSMFTVKLTGASIGEPWESIWPDGAEYHVFTLDPTGHTPDELYSLWDGAVARSDARIAAALERGALDQPTALGFGADGHASLRRLLFDLIEEYGRHTGHADLIREAVDGRVGEDPPAGWTPVSGRAG from the coding sequence ATGGCCACTGATGACTACCCCTGGGAACCACCACTCGCCGGCACCGAGGTCGAGCACCTGCTCGGCACCCTGAAGCGCCTGCGCACGACCTTCCGATGGAAGGCCGACGACCTCGACGAAGCAGGCCTCACGTACCGGATCCCCTCCTCGAGCCTCACCCTCGGTGGGCTGCTCAAGCACCTCGCGGCGGACGAGGACTCGATGTTCACGGTGAAACTCACCGGCGCTTCGATCGGCGAACCGTGGGAGTCGATCTGGCCCGACGGCGCGGAGTACCACGTGTTCACGCTCGACCCCACCGGGCACACCCCGGACGAGCTCTACTCCCTCTGGGACGGCGCCGTGGCCCGCTCCGACGCGCGCATCGCGGCGGCGCTAGAGCGTGGCGCGCTTGACCAGCCGACCGCCCTCGGCTTCGGCGCGGATGGCCACGCCAGCCTGCGCCGGCTCCTGTTCGACCTGATCGAGGAGTACGGCAGGCACACCGGCCACGCGGACCTGATCCGCGAGGCGGTCGACGGCCGGGTCGGTGAGGATCCTCCGGCCGGGTGGACGCCCGTCAGCGGCCGGGCCGGCTGA
- a CDS encoding VOC family protein: MAQVDTAGFWDAEGAPDWRVVDGRPSTWFEAPSMSAGAELVARVTSVAAGAAAAIDLRAGGVRVRLGGRAGAIAGEDVEIARAVSAAARDLALVADPAVLQAVRLVVDASDRTAVLPFWRTVLGYGTDGEDALVDPLGRWPGVSFAPQDPRRPLRNRMHVDVVRVAESVTAALATTGQVPHGPFGLALADPDGNVVDLVPGGNLGDGPETSDWRAIFGAMTHYRTDSPSQGSALATTVATLADEAGEPLLVDLRPDGVTIDSGKDQFEDADGGTRAAFVELAAAIQAAARGLGLSAAPEKVGFVQYGIDAVDIPTTRAFWTAALGYRLDPRAHLTDIYDPRRLNPVLFFQDLDAADTERRRQRDRLHLEVFVPPDRAAARVETAVTAGGRLVGEQDGRWTVADPEGNEITFRADGS; encoded by the coding sequence ATGGCTCAGGTCGACACAGCGGGGTTCTGGGACGCGGAGGGCGCCCCGGACTGGCGTGTGGTCGACGGCCGCCCGAGCACCTGGTTCGAGGCGCCGTCGATGTCAGCAGGTGCGGAGCTGGTCGCACGGGTCACGAGCGTGGCGGCGGGCGCCGCGGCGGCGATCGACCTGCGGGCCGGGGGAGTGCGCGTTCGCCTCGGGGGGCGGGCAGGAGCAATCGCCGGCGAGGACGTCGAGATTGCCCGGGCGGTCTCGGCGGCGGCTCGAGACCTCGCCCTGGTGGCCGACCCTGCCGTACTCCAAGCGGTTCGGCTCGTCGTCGACGCGTCGGACCGTACGGCCGTGTTGCCGTTCTGGCGCACCGTGCTCGGCTACGGGACCGATGGCGAGGACGCACTGGTCGACCCGCTCGGGCGTTGGCCGGGAGTCTCGTTCGCACCGCAGGACCCGCGGCGGCCCTTGCGCAATCGCATGCACGTCGACGTCGTCCGCGTCGCCGAGTCGGTGACGGCCGCCCTCGCGACGACCGGGCAGGTGCCGCACGGTCCCTTCGGCCTCGCGCTCGCCGACCCCGACGGCAACGTGGTCGACCTCGTTCCCGGCGGCAACCTCGGCGACGGACCCGAGACGTCCGACTGGCGCGCGATCTTCGGGGCGATGACGCACTACCGCACCGATTCGCCGTCGCAGGGGAGCGCGCTCGCCACGACCGTCGCCACCCTCGCCGACGAGGCCGGCGAACCGCTGCTCGTGGATCTGCGGCCCGACGGCGTCACGATCGACAGCGGCAAGGATCAGTTCGAGGACGCCGACGGCGGCACTCGCGCGGCGTTCGTCGAGCTCGCCGCCGCGATCCAGGCCGCGGCACGCGGCCTCGGGCTGAGCGCCGCCCCTGAGAAGGTGGGCTTCGTGCAGTACGGCATCGACGCCGTCGACATCCCCACCACGCGGGCGTTCTGGACGGCCGCCCTCGGCTACCGGCTGGACCCACGCGCGCACCTCACGGACATCTACGACCCGCGCCGGCTCAACCCGGTCCTGTTCTTCCAGGACCTCGACGCCGCCGATACCGAGCGTCGCCGTCAGCGCGATCGGCTCCACCTCGAGGTGTTCGTGCCACCTGACCGGGCCGCGGCCCGGGTCGAGACCGCGGTCACTGCAGGCGGGCGACTCGTGGGGGAGCAGGACGGACGGTGGACGGTTGCCGATCCGGAGGGGAACGAGATCACATTCCGTGCGGACGGGTCCTGA